One region of Wyeomyia smithii strain HCP4-BCI-WySm-NY-G18 chromosome 3, ASM2978416v1, whole genome shotgun sequence genomic DNA includes:
- the LOC129732802 gene encoding probable G-protein coupled receptor CG31760 isoform X1, protein MCKIPLWPWLAIAWKWKLVLASFLLLQNGCVSPVQLSGSRVNDGSTSSVGTAGGFTVANSRNAILLAKTQANVEAIEDSLQTIHDIATENLGTLCLTKLFRPLRITLNPERYSGARQKADLAAVVLQDVGVARHNGLLDALAKGLLSDPHVTSARILSINISDGMITNSVWWDKPTSGMAGPLRMEEEGIAVGKAPDHNYPWFEDESSSPGLRSPKFAPSPLNISYRGWWTYPYYSCNHKRWILSYSVAIPPMGRHGLRGFLSIDVDISDLQVNQCDNPNKLEIMGYNHHLRQYYPFVRNIKLSDEDQLNQIEVFHGSHKCHDYSMRCVYRPVLVNVPTAVNLNYNHYSNTSSFSDASSNINNGTINLAAMIKRNLKVIQGWTRGAYECKCKDGFFSAPHPRGFNGSIMEVAFQEYRDNISTYYMDVFVCVRCAPGCGTCTGPEACLAVYNWVFRTTLLTFSVMCAGFTVVLALYMYQYRKVKVFKVASPIFLTITLLGCAFMYLEMAAIFPILDTYSCIATKWTRHMGFCVTYTALLMKTWRVSLTYRVKSAHKVKLTDKQLLQWMVPILLVMLIFLGTWTLSAPPFAEKIVDKNGLIFKQCSYNWWDHSLAIGEVLFLAWGIRVCYNVRNAESLYNEARLISYAIYNIALVNTTMVAFHLFIFPQAGPDIKYLLGFIRTQLSTSVTIALVFGPKVLRILRGQGDQWDQRARKRGITASFSLNGIGLVPEETADLYQENEELKEEIQKLAAQIEFMKIVHMEMNNRHLKPKPGGYFTLKSPLGKTIGGGGLHSSYKHKHAPKEDSLKENSGITEDGHSGSNSCYSGTANSIGYPSSLQQQQQHSNGTERV, encoded by the exons ATGTGTAAAATCCCATTATGGCCCTGGTTAGCCATAGCATGGAAATGGAAGCTGGTTCTGGCGTCGTTTTTGCTACTCCAGAACGGTTGCGTCAGTCCCGTACAGTTAAGTGGTTCAAGAGTAAACGATGGAAGTACCAGTAGTGTTGGAACGGCGGGAGGCTTCACGGTGGCAAACAGTAGGAACGCTATCCTTCTGGCGAAAACGCAAGCTAACGTG GAAGCAATCGAAGATTCTCTGCAAACTATTCACGACATAGCGACCGAAAATTTGGGCACTCTCTGTCTTACCAAACTCTTTCGCCCACTGCGAATAACACTGAACCCGGAACGTTACTCCGGTGCCCGGCAGAAAGCGGACCTGGCAGCAGTAGTTTTACAAGATGTGGGAGTCGCTCGACATAACG GTCTTCTGGATGCGCTGGCGAAAGGTTTACTATCGGATCCACATGTCACGAGTGCCAGGATTCTCTCGATCAACATTTCCGATGGGATGATAACCAACTCAGTTTGGTGGGACAAACCAACTTCTGGCATGGCGGGACCTCTCCGGATGGAAGAAGAAGGGATTGCCGTTGGCAAAGCTCCCGATCACAACTATCCTTG GTTCGAGGATGAATCATCATCTCCGGGTCTTCGGTCGCCAAAGTTTGCTCCTTCACCTCTTAACATATCGTATCGAGGCTGGTGGACCTATCCTTACTACTCGTGTAACCACAAACGGTGGATTCTATCCTACAGCGTTGCAATACCACCGATGGGACGGCATGG GTTACGTGGTTTTCTCAGCATTGATGTCGATATCTCCGATCTGCAGGTTAACCAATGCGACAATCCAAACAAGTTGGAGATTATGGGCTACAATCACCATTTAAGACAATACTACCCGTTTGTACGAAACATTAAACTTAGCGACGAGGATCAACTCAATCAGATAGAAGTTTTTCACGGGTCGCACAAGTGCCATGACTACAGCATGCGTTGCGTCTACCGGCCGGTGCTAGTTAACGTTCCAACGGCAGTCAATTTAAACTATAACCACTATAGTAACACTAGTAGCTTTAGTGATGCCAGCAGTAATATCAATAACGGCACGATAAATTTGGCAGCTATGATCAAAAGAAATCTAAAGGTGATCCAGGGTTGGACTCGCGGAGCCTACGAGTGTAAGTGCAAGGATGGTTTTTTCTCCGCACCTCACCCGAGAGGATTCAACGGAAGCATCATGGAGGTTGCCTTCCAGGAGTACCGGGATAACATTAGTACTTACTATATGGACGTTTTTGTGTGCGTCCGGTGTGCCCCTGGCTGCGGAACCTGCACGGGACCGGAAGCTTGTCTAGCAGTCTACAACTGGGTATTTAG AACCACTTTGCTAACATTTTCGGTTATGTGTGCCGGTTTCACCGTAGTTCTCGCGCTTTATATGTACCAATATCGCAAGGTCAAGGTTTTCAAAGTGGCCAGTCCAATTTTTCTTACCATCACCCTGTTGGGTTGTGCCTTCATGTATTTAGAGATGGCTGCCATCTTTCCAATCTTGGACACCTACTCGTGCATTGCCACCAAGTGGACACGACATATGGGATTCTGCGTTACGTACACGGCTCTGCTGATGAAGACCTGGCGGGTTTCATTGACCTATCGTGTTAAATCTGCCCATAAGGTAAAACTAACGGATAAACAACTGCTCCAGTGGATGGTTCCAATACTGCTGGTGATGCTCATTTTCCTGGGCACCTGGACATTGTCGGCGCCGCCATTCGCAGAGAAG ATCGTAGACAAGAACGGGCTAATATTCAAACAATGCTCGTACAACTGGTGGGACCACAGTCTGGCCATCGGAGAAGTGCTGTTCCTAGCCTGGGGCATTCGGGTGTGCTATAACGTGCGGAATGCCGAATCACTGTACAACGAGGCGCGGCTCATTTCGTATGCCATCTACAATATAGCGCTCGTCAACACCACCATGGTCGCATTTCA CTTATTTATCTTTCCCCAAGCGGGGCCAGATATTAAATACCTGTTGGGTTTCATCCGGACTCAACTTAGCACATCCGTAACGATAGCACTAGTATTTGGCCCGAAAGTTCTAAGGATACTACGCGGACAAGGGGACCAGTGGGATCAGCGTGCTCGAAAGCGGGGCATAACCGCATCGTTCTCGCTTAACGGCATCGGATTAGTCCCCGAGGAAACCGCAGATTTATACCAGGAGAACGAAGAACTGAAG GAAGAAATTCAGAAACTCGCTGCTCAAATTGAATTCATGAAAATTGTTCACATGGAAATGAACAATCGCCACCTCAAACCGAAACCGGGTGGCTATTTCACGCTGAAGAGCCCTCTGGGGAAAACTATCGGTGGCGGTGGACTGCATTCGTCCTACAAGCATAAACATGCACCGAAGGAGGATTCACTCAAGGAGAACAGTGGCATCACCGAGGATGGACACAGCGGTAGCAACAGCTGCTACTCCGGAACGGCCAACTCAATTGG
- the LOC129732802 gene encoding probable G-protein coupled receptor CG31760 isoform X2 produces the protein MCKIPLWPWLAIAWKWKLVLASFLLLQNGCVSPVQLSGSRVNDGSTSSVGTAGGFTVANSRNAILLAKTQANVEAIEDSLQTIHDIATENLGTLCLTKLFRPLRITLNPERYSGARQKADLAAVVLQDVGVARHNGLLDALAKGLLSDPHVTSARILSINISDGMITNSVWWDKPTSGMAGPLRMEEEGIAVGKAPDHNYPWFEDESSSPGLRSPKFAPSPLNISYRGWWTYPYYSCNHKRWILSYSVAIPPMGRHGLRGFLSIDVDISDLQVNQCDNPNKLEIMGYNHHLRQYYPFVRNIKLSDEDQLNQIEVFHGSHKCHDYSMRCVYRPVLVNVPTAVNLNYNHYSNTSSFSDASSNINNGTINLAAMIKRNLKVIQGWTRGAYECKCKDGFFSAPHPRGFNGSIMEVAFQEYRDNISTYYMDVFVCVRCAPGCGTCTGPEACLAVYNWVFRTTLLTFSVMCAGFTVVLALYMYQYRKVKVFKVASPIFLTITLLGCAFMYLEMAAIFPILDTYSCIATKWTRHMGFCVTYTALLMKTWRVSLTYRVKSAHKVKLTDKQLLQWMVPILLVMLIFLGTWTLSAPPFAEKIVDKNGLIFKQCSYNWWDHSLAIGEVLFLAWGIRVCYNVRNAESLYNEARLISYAIYNIALVNTTMVAFHLFIFPQAGPDIKYLLGFIRTQLSTSVTIALVFGPKVLRILRGQGDQWDQRARKRGITASFSLNGIGLVPEETADLYQENEELKEEIQKLAAQIEFMKIVHMEMNNRHLKPKPGGYFTLKSPLGKTIGGGGLHSSYKHKHAPKEDSLKENSGITEDGHSGSNSCYSGTANSIGHYPAGSPDPWVEVS, from the exons ATGTGTAAAATCCCATTATGGCCCTGGTTAGCCATAGCATGGAAATGGAAGCTGGTTCTGGCGTCGTTTTTGCTACTCCAGAACGGTTGCGTCAGTCCCGTACAGTTAAGTGGTTCAAGAGTAAACGATGGAAGTACCAGTAGTGTTGGAACGGCGGGAGGCTTCACGGTGGCAAACAGTAGGAACGCTATCCTTCTGGCGAAAACGCAAGCTAACGTG GAAGCAATCGAAGATTCTCTGCAAACTATTCACGACATAGCGACCGAAAATTTGGGCACTCTCTGTCTTACCAAACTCTTTCGCCCACTGCGAATAACACTGAACCCGGAACGTTACTCCGGTGCCCGGCAGAAAGCGGACCTGGCAGCAGTAGTTTTACAAGATGTGGGAGTCGCTCGACATAACG GTCTTCTGGATGCGCTGGCGAAAGGTTTACTATCGGATCCACATGTCACGAGTGCCAGGATTCTCTCGATCAACATTTCCGATGGGATGATAACCAACTCAGTTTGGTGGGACAAACCAACTTCTGGCATGGCGGGACCTCTCCGGATGGAAGAAGAAGGGATTGCCGTTGGCAAAGCTCCCGATCACAACTATCCTTG GTTCGAGGATGAATCATCATCTCCGGGTCTTCGGTCGCCAAAGTTTGCTCCTTCACCTCTTAACATATCGTATCGAGGCTGGTGGACCTATCCTTACTACTCGTGTAACCACAAACGGTGGATTCTATCCTACAGCGTTGCAATACCACCGATGGGACGGCATGG GTTACGTGGTTTTCTCAGCATTGATGTCGATATCTCCGATCTGCAGGTTAACCAATGCGACAATCCAAACAAGTTGGAGATTATGGGCTACAATCACCATTTAAGACAATACTACCCGTTTGTACGAAACATTAAACTTAGCGACGAGGATCAACTCAATCAGATAGAAGTTTTTCACGGGTCGCACAAGTGCCATGACTACAGCATGCGTTGCGTCTACCGGCCGGTGCTAGTTAACGTTCCAACGGCAGTCAATTTAAACTATAACCACTATAGTAACACTAGTAGCTTTAGTGATGCCAGCAGTAATATCAATAACGGCACGATAAATTTGGCAGCTATGATCAAAAGAAATCTAAAGGTGATCCAGGGTTGGACTCGCGGAGCCTACGAGTGTAAGTGCAAGGATGGTTTTTTCTCCGCACCTCACCCGAGAGGATTCAACGGAAGCATCATGGAGGTTGCCTTCCAGGAGTACCGGGATAACATTAGTACTTACTATATGGACGTTTTTGTGTGCGTCCGGTGTGCCCCTGGCTGCGGAACCTGCACGGGACCGGAAGCTTGTCTAGCAGTCTACAACTGGGTATTTAG AACCACTTTGCTAACATTTTCGGTTATGTGTGCCGGTTTCACCGTAGTTCTCGCGCTTTATATGTACCAATATCGCAAGGTCAAGGTTTTCAAAGTGGCCAGTCCAATTTTTCTTACCATCACCCTGTTGGGTTGTGCCTTCATGTATTTAGAGATGGCTGCCATCTTTCCAATCTTGGACACCTACTCGTGCATTGCCACCAAGTGGACACGACATATGGGATTCTGCGTTACGTACACGGCTCTGCTGATGAAGACCTGGCGGGTTTCATTGACCTATCGTGTTAAATCTGCCCATAAGGTAAAACTAACGGATAAACAACTGCTCCAGTGGATGGTTCCAATACTGCTGGTGATGCTCATTTTCCTGGGCACCTGGACATTGTCGGCGCCGCCATTCGCAGAGAAG ATCGTAGACAAGAACGGGCTAATATTCAAACAATGCTCGTACAACTGGTGGGACCACAGTCTGGCCATCGGAGAAGTGCTGTTCCTAGCCTGGGGCATTCGGGTGTGCTATAACGTGCGGAATGCCGAATCACTGTACAACGAGGCGCGGCTCATTTCGTATGCCATCTACAATATAGCGCTCGTCAACACCACCATGGTCGCATTTCA CTTATTTATCTTTCCCCAAGCGGGGCCAGATATTAAATACCTGTTGGGTTTCATCCGGACTCAACTTAGCACATCCGTAACGATAGCACTAGTATTTGGCCCGAAAGTTCTAAGGATACTACGCGGACAAGGGGACCAGTGGGATCAGCGTGCTCGAAAGCGGGGCATAACCGCATCGTTCTCGCTTAACGGCATCGGATTAGTCCCCGAGGAAACCGCAGATTTATACCAGGAGAACGAAGAACTGAAG GAAGAAATTCAGAAACTCGCTGCTCAAATTGAATTCATGAAAATTGTTCACATGGAAATGAACAATCGCCACCTCAAACCGAAACCGGGTGGCTATTTCACGCTGAAGAGCCCTCTGGGGAAAACTATCGGTGGCGGTGGACTGCATTCGTCCTACAAGCATAAACATGCACCGAAGGAGGATTCACTCAAGGAGAACAGTGGCATCACCGAGGATGGACACAGCGGTAGCAACAGCTGCTACTCCGGAACGGCCAACTCAATTGG
- the LOC129732802 gene encoding probable G-protein coupled receptor CG31760 isoform X3 encodes MCKIPLWPWLAIAWKWKLVLASFLLLQNGCVSPVQLSGSRVNDGSTSSVGTAGGFTVANSRNAILLAKTQANVEAIEDSLQTIHDIATENLGTLCLTKLFRPLRITLNPERYSGARQKADLAAVVLQDVGVARHNGLLDALAKGLLSDPHVTSARILSINISDGMITNSVWWDKPTSGMAGPLRMEEEGIAVGKAPDHNYPWFEDESSSPGLRSPKFAPSPLNISYRGWWTYPYYSCNHKRWILSYSVAIPPMGRHGLRGFLSIDVDISDLQVNQCDNPNKLEIMGYNHHLRQYYPFVRNIKLSDEDQLNQIEVFHGSHKCHDYSMRCVYRPVLVNVPTAVNLNYNHYSNTSSFSDASSNINNGTINLAAMIKRNLKVIQGWTRGAYECKCKDGFFSAPHPRGFNGSIMEVAFQEYRDNISTYYMDVFVCVRCAPGCGTCTGPEACLAVYNWVFRTTLLTFSVMCAGFTVVLALYMYQYRKVKVFKVASPIFLTITLLGCAFMYLEMAAIFPILDTYSCIATKWTRHMGFCVTYTALLMKTWRVSLTYRVKSAHKVKLTDKQLLQWMVPILLVMLIFLGTWTLSAPPFAEKIVDKNGLIFKQCSYNWWDHSLAIGEVLFLAWGIRVCYNVRNAESLYNEARLISYAIYNIALVNTTMVAFHLFIFPQAGPDIKYLLGFIRTQLSTSVTIALVFGPKVLRILRGQGDQWDQRARKRGITASFSLNGIGLVPEETADLYQENEELKKFRNSLLKLNS; translated from the exons ATGTGTAAAATCCCATTATGGCCCTGGTTAGCCATAGCATGGAAATGGAAGCTGGTTCTGGCGTCGTTTTTGCTACTCCAGAACGGTTGCGTCAGTCCCGTACAGTTAAGTGGTTCAAGAGTAAACGATGGAAGTACCAGTAGTGTTGGAACGGCGGGAGGCTTCACGGTGGCAAACAGTAGGAACGCTATCCTTCTGGCGAAAACGCAAGCTAACGTG GAAGCAATCGAAGATTCTCTGCAAACTATTCACGACATAGCGACCGAAAATTTGGGCACTCTCTGTCTTACCAAACTCTTTCGCCCACTGCGAATAACACTGAACCCGGAACGTTACTCCGGTGCCCGGCAGAAAGCGGACCTGGCAGCAGTAGTTTTACAAGATGTGGGAGTCGCTCGACATAACG GTCTTCTGGATGCGCTGGCGAAAGGTTTACTATCGGATCCACATGTCACGAGTGCCAGGATTCTCTCGATCAACATTTCCGATGGGATGATAACCAACTCAGTTTGGTGGGACAAACCAACTTCTGGCATGGCGGGACCTCTCCGGATGGAAGAAGAAGGGATTGCCGTTGGCAAAGCTCCCGATCACAACTATCCTTG GTTCGAGGATGAATCATCATCTCCGGGTCTTCGGTCGCCAAAGTTTGCTCCTTCACCTCTTAACATATCGTATCGAGGCTGGTGGACCTATCCTTACTACTCGTGTAACCACAAACGGTGGATTCTATCCTACAGCGTTGCAATACCACCGATGGGACGGCATGG GTTACGTGGTTTTCTCAGCATTGATGTCGATATCTCCGATCTGCAGGTTAACCAATGCGACAATCCAAACAAGTTGGAGATTATGGGCTACAATCACCATTTAAGACAATACTACCCGTTTGTACGAAACATTAAACTTAGCGACGAGGATCAACTCAATCAGATAGAAGTTTTTCACGGGTCGCACAAGTGCCATGACTACAGCATGCGTTGCGTCTACCGGCCGGTGCTAGTTAACGTTCCAACGGCAGTCAATTTAAACTATAACCACTATAGTAACACTAGTAGCTTTAGTGATGCCAGCAGTAATATCAATAACGGCACGATAAATTTGGCAGCTATGATCAAAAGAAATCTAAAGGTGATCCAGGGTTGGACTCGCGGAGCCTACGAGTGTAAGTGCAAGGATGGTTTTTTCTCCGCACCTCACCCGAGAGGATTCAACGGAAGCATCATGGAGGTTGCCTTCCAGGAGTACCGGGATAACATTAGTACTTACTATATGGACGTTTTTGTGTGCGTCCGGTGTGCCCCTGGCTGCGGAACCTGCACGGGACCGGAAGCTTGTCTAGCAGTCTACAACTGGGTATTTAG AACCACTTTGCTAACATTTTCGGTTATGTGTGCCGGTTTCACCGTAGTTCTCGCGCTTTATATGTACCAATATCGCAAGGTCAAGGTTTTCAAAGTGGCCAGTCCAATTTTTCTTACCATCACCCTGTTGGGTTGTGCCTTCATGTATTTAGAGATGGCTGCCATCTTTCCAATCTTGGACACCTACTCGTGCATTGCCACCAAGTGGACACGACATATGGGATTCTGCGTTACGTACACGGCTCTGCTGATGAAGACCTGGCGGGTTTCATTGACCTATCGTGTTAAATCTGCCCATAAGGTAAAACTAACGGATAAACAACTGCTCCAGTGGATGGTTCCAATACTGCTGGTGATGCTCATTTTCCTGGGCACCTGGACATTGTCGGCGCCGCCATTCGCAGAGAAG ATCGTAGACAAGAACGGGCTAATATTCAAACAATGCTCGTACAACTGGTGGGACCACAGTCTGGCCATCGGAGAAGTGCTGTTCCTAGCCTGGGGCATTCGGGTGTGCTATAACGTGCGGAATGCCGAATCACTGTACAACGAGGCGCGGCTCATTTCGTATGCCATCTACAATATAGCGCTCGTCAACACCACCATGGTCGCATTTCA CTTATTTATCTTTCCCCAAGCGGGGCCAGATATTAAATACCTGTTGGGTTTCATCCGGACTCAACTTAGCACATCCGTAACGATAGCACTAGTATTTGGCCCGAAAGTTCTAAGGATACTACGCGGACAAGGGGACCAGTGGGATCAGCGTGCTCGAAAGCGGGGCATAACCGCATCGTTCTCGCTTAACGGCATCGGATTAGTCCCCGAGGAAACCGCAGATTTATACCAGGAGAACGAAGAACTGAAG AAATTCAGAAACTCGCTGCTCAAATTGAATTCATGA